The segment TCGCCGCCGACCCCTATATCGCGGGCGGCGCGCTCCAGAAGGCGTCCACCGCCAAGGTTCCCGTGCTGCTCTACGACCACGACGCGCGCGGCGGCAACGCGGCGGCGCAGGTGGTCTTCGACTCGCTGTCGGTCGGTCAGAACCAGGGCAAGGACGCCGCCGCCCTGCTCTCCGGCGGCACAACCGCCAAGCCCAAGGTCATCGCCCGTATCTACGGAAACCAGGGCGACTACGGCACCACCCAGTACAAGAAGGGCCAGGACCAGTACCTCAAGCCGCTGATCGATGCCGGCAAGGTCAAGGTCGCCTGTGAGACCTACACGCCCAACTGGGACCCGGCCAAGGCACAGTCCGAGATGGAACAGTGCCTGACCAAGACCGGCAACAAGCTGGACGCCGTGGTGGTGATGAACGACGGCACGGCCGGCGGTTCCGTCGCCGCGCTCAGCGCCCAGAGCCTGGCCGGCAAGGTGCCGGTGATCGGCGGCCAGGACGCCGACCTGCAGGCGGTCCAGTACATCCTGCTCGGCTACCAGTACGGCACCGTATACAAGCCGTTCAAGCTGCAGGCCTCCAAGGCCGCCGAACTGACGACGCAACTGCTCAAGAACGGCAAGATCAACAAGAGCGACATCGACGGCTATGTGGACAACGGCTTCATGAAGCCCGGCGTCCCGGCGGTCTTCCTCCCCGTCCAGAACCTGCACGCCGACACGGTCGGAACGCTTGTCAAGGACGGCGTCTGGACCTGGAAGCAGATCTGCACCGGCCCCGCCGCCGCGACCGCGACCTGCAAGAAGGAAATGGCATGAGCGCCGGAACGGCCGCAGTGACCACAGCGACCCCGCTCCTCGAACTGCGCCAGGTGGTCAAGCTCTTCGGCGGCGTACACGCCCTGGAGGGTATCGACCTCAGCGTCGGGCGCGGCGAGATCGTGGCCGTGGTCGGCGACAACGGCGCGGGCAAGTCGACCCTGATGAAGATAATCTCCGGGCTGCAGCCCGCCGACGGAGGCGAGATCCTCGTCGACGGCAAGCCGGTCGAGCTGCGCCGCCCGGTGGACTCCACGGCGCTCGGCATCGAGACCGTCTACCAGGACCTCGCCCTCTGCGACAATCTCGACACCGTCCAGAATCTCTTCCTCGGACGGGAGCAGACGCGCCCGCTGCTGCGCGGCGGGCGGCTGCGCCGCGCCGACATGGAGCACCGGGCCCAGGAGACCATCCGCCGCCTGGGTGCGAAGATTCCCTCGCTGCGCACGCCCGTCGGCCGTCTCTCGGGCGGTCAGCGGCAGTCCATCGCCGTCTGCCGCTCCACGCTCTCCGATCCCCGGCTCGTCCTGATGGACGAACCGACCGCCGCGCTGGGCGTCGAGCAGAGCGCCGGTGTGCTCGACCTGATCCGCCGGCTGCGCGCCGAGCACGGCTGCGCGATCGTCCTCATCTCGCACGCGCTGCGTGACGTCCTGAGCATCGCCGACCGCATCGTCGTGCTGCGCCTGGGCAACTTGGTCGCCGAGTTCGACAACACCGAACGGACCACCAGCTCGGACCAGCTCGTCGCCGCCATCACAGGAATCTCGGCACCATGAACACACCGAACCCCTCACCCGCAGCTGTCGCCCCCGCTCCCTCCCCGCCGCCCGTCGCGCAGGTCGAGCGCCGCAAAGCCGGCCGCCGCACCGTGCTCGACGCCATCGCCGGACAGTACCGGTTCGTGCCCGTCGTCCTCATGCTGGGCGTGATCTGGGCCTTCTTCGCCTCGCAGAACAGCGCCTTTCTGGGCAGCCGTAACCTCACCAGCCTGCTGGTGCAGATCGTCGTCACGGCGGTGATCGCGCTGGGCATCGTCTTCGTCCTGCTGCTCGCCGAGATCGACCTCTCGGTCGCCGCCAACAGCGGCGCCTCGGCGACGCTCACCGCGATCCTGGTGGTCAACCACCACTGGTCCGCCTGGCTGGGCCTGCTGGCCGGGATCGCGGCCGGGGCGGCGGTCGGCCTGGTCCAGGGAGCGATCGTCACCCAGTTCGGGGTGCCGTCCTTCGTGGTCACCCTGGGCGCCCAACTCGCCCTGCTGGGCGCGATCCTGGTACTGCTGCCCGGCGGCACCGGGCAGGTCAGCCTCTTCGGCACCGGCATCGCCACGCTCTCCAGCACCTTCCTGTCACCCGCCCTCGGATGGGCGTTCGCCGCCATCGGTGTCGCCGCGTTCGTCCTGCTGCGCTGGCTGGCAGCGGGCGAGTCCCGGCGCCGCGGCATGGACGTGAGCCTGGTGCGCACGGTCGTCGTCCCAGGCGCCGTGGTCGGCGCCGTGGGCCTCGCAGCCGTGGCGGTGCTCAACAGCTACCTCGGCGTGCCCCTCCCCGTGGTGATCCTCTTCACGCTGCTCGCCGTCTTCAGCTACCTCACCTCACAGACCCGCTTCGGCCTGCACCTCTACGCCGTCGGTGCCAATCCGGACGCCGCCCGCCGGGCGGGCATCCCGGTGGCCCGGGTCAAGATGATCGCCTTCAGCCTGGCGGGTGGGCTGGCCGCGCTCGGCGGCATCCTCGCCGCCTCACGCCTGCTCGGTGTGTCGGCCTCCTCCGGCACCGGCACGGTGCTGCTGGAGTCCATCGCCGCGGCCGTGATCGGCGGGACGAGCCTGTTCGGCGGGCGCGGCAGTGTCTGGGACGCCCTGCTCGGCGCCCTGGTGATCGGCTCCATCTCCAACGGCCTGGACCTGATCGGTGCGCAGACCGTGGTCAAGTACGTCGCCGAGGGCTCCATCCTCGTCCTCGCGGCGACCGTGGACTCGGTCCTCACCCGTGGCAGTCTCTTTGCCCGAGCGACCAAGTAGGACCCCGCTCGCCCAGAGACCGCCGCCGCAAGGAGCCCCGATGCCTTCCACCCAGGACCAGACCCCCGGTCCGGTCGATCCGTCCCGCCGACGCCGTCCCACCCTGAGCGACGTCGCCGCGATGGCCGGTGTGTCCGTATCCACGGTCAGCCGGGCGCTGGACGGCAACCCCCGCATCCCGGCGGACACGCAGCGCAAGGTCGTCGAGGCGGCCACCGCGCTGGGCTTCCGGCGGAACATCTCCGCACGGTCCCTGCGCACCCAGTCGTCCATGCTCATCGGCGTCGTCGTCCCCGACATCGCCATCGCCTTCTACGCCACGGTGCTCAAGGCGGCGCAGAACGTGCTCGAAGCGGCCGGCTACCAGGTCGTCGTGATGAACACCGAGCGTGACGCCCAGCACGAGAGCGCCGCCCTGCGCACCCTGCAGGCCCGCCAGGTCGACGGCCTGCTGATCGCCACCACCGGCGGCTACGTCCCGGACTGGGGACCGGTCGTCTTCTTCGACCACATCATCCGCAACACCGGCCTGGGCTATGTCAGCCCGGACAACGACGGAGGCATGAGCACCCTCGTGGAACACCTGGCGGTGGTCCACGGCCACACCCGGATCGCCTTCCTGGGCGCGCCGACCGGCCCGACCGACCGGATCCAGCGCATGGAGAACGCACCCGCCACCGAGCGGCTGGAAGCCTTCCGCAACGTCATGGGCAGGCTGCGGCTGCCGGTGCCCCCGGAGTACCTGGCCTACGGCGACTACGAGTGGACCGAGGCCAGCGCGCAGCGGGCGGTGGCCGAACTCATGCGGCTGGACCAGCCACCCACCGCCATCGTCGCGGCAGGCGACACCCTCGCCCTCGGCGCACTCCGGCAACTGCGCGCCGCCCGGCACAAAGTCGGCACGGAGATCGCCCTGGTCTCCTTCGACGACCCGGTCTCCAGCGACCTGCTCGACCCGCCGATGACCGCCCTCGGCCGGCACGACCGCGAACTCGGCGAGATCGGCGCCCGGATGCTGCTGGACGCGATCGACGCGGGCAAGTCCGGCACCGCACCGAAGACCGGGACCACCGAGATAAGGGTGCCACTCGACCTGATCGTCCGGCGCAGCTGCGGCTGCGCACCGGAACCGCCTGAATCGGAGCCTTCACCATGAGCCGACGTCCCGTCACGCTCTTCACCGGCCAGTGGGCCGACATGCCGATCGAGGAACTCGCCGCGAAGGCAGGCCAGTGGGGCTACGACGGCCTCGAACTGGCCTGCTGGGGAGACCACTTCAACGTACGCCAGGCCGTCACCGACCCGGGATACGTCAAGCGGCAGCGCGCCCTGCTGGAGCGCAACGGCCTCGACGTCTGGGCGATCTCCAACCACCTGACCGGCCAGGCCGTCTGCGACGTCCCCCTGGACCACCGGCACCGTGACGTGCTGCCGCCGCATGTGTGGGGCGACGGCGAGCCCGAGGGCGTACGGGCCCGGGCCGCCGCCGAGATGGCCGACACCGCGCGGGCCGCCGCCGCACTCGGCGTCACCCGGGTGAACGGCTTCACCGGCTCCAGCATCTGGTACATGCTGGCCGGCTTCCCGCCCGTATCGGCGGAGATTATCGACGCCGGATACGACGACTTCGTGGAGCGCTGGACCCCGATCCTGGACGTCTTCCAGGCCGAGGGCGTCGTCTTCGGCCTGGAGATCCACCCCGCCGAGATCGCCTACGACTACTGGACCACCGAGCGCACCCTCGCCGCCATGCCGCACCCGGCGTTCGGCATCAACTTCGACCCCAGCCATCTGCACTGGCAGCAGGTCGACCCGGTCGCGTTCCTGGAGGGCCACGGCGACCGCGTGACCCATGTGCACTGCAAGGACGCCACCCGCCGCCTCAACGGCCGCAACGGCATCATCGCCTCCCACCTCCCCTTCGGCGACCCCCGGCGCGGCTGGGACTTCCGCACCGTCGGGCGCGGCGGCATCGACTGGGAGGAGATCATGCGCGCGCTCAACCGCATCGGCTACGACGGCCCGCTCTCCGTCGAGTGGGAGGACGTCGGCCTGGACCGGGAGACCGCCGCGCCGGAGGCGCTGCGCTTCGTCCGCTCGGTGGCCGCGGAGGCGTCCGACCGGCAGTTCGACGCCGCGTTCAGCACGGGCCACTGAGCCCCCTTCCCGCACATAGCCCTCAAAGATAGGTAGTTGTCATGGTGGACATGCTGATCGGTGGTGCCTGGACGCCCGCGGCCTCGGGCGCGGCCGAGGAGGTGACCTCCCCGTTCGACGGCGCGGCCGTCGGCGCGGTGCCGGTGGCCGGACTCAAGGACGTGGAGGCGGCGCTGTCGGCGGCCGAGGCGGGTGCGGCCGTGTGGCGTGCGACGCCCGCCCACGAGCGGATGCGGATACTCTTCCGCGCAGCCGAACTGGCCGACCAGCGCGCCGCGGAGACAGCGCGGCTGATCAGCGCCGAGACCGGCAAGACGATCACCGAGGCGACCGGAGAGGCGGGCCGCTCCGGTGACATCATCCGGCTGGCCGCGTTCGAGGGCGCCCACCTCTACGGCGACACGCTGCCGCTGGACGCCAACCGGGGGACCGGGCACGACAAGATCGGGTTCACGGTCCACCAGCCGTGCGGGGTGGTCGTCGCCATCACCCCGTTCAACTACCCCGCGCTCCTGGTGCTGCACAAGCTCGCACCCGCGCTGGCCGCCGGAAACGCCGTCGTGCTCAAGCCCGCCCGTACGACCCCGCTGACCGCGCTCGCGCTGGCCGCGTGCTTCGTCGACGCGGGGCTGCCCGACGGCGTGCTGTCCGTACTGACCGGGCCGGGCGGCGTACTCGGCGACGCGCTGGTCTCGGATCCCCGGGTGCGCAAGGTCTCCTTCACCGGCTCGACCAGGACCGGCGAGCACATCACCCGCATGGCGGGCGTGAAGAAACTGTCGCTGGAGCTGGGGGCCTCCTGCCCGGTCGTGGTGCTGCCGGACGCCGATCTGGAGGCCGCCGCCTCCGCGATCGCCCTCGGCGGCTACATCAACGCCGGCCAGGTCTGCATCTCCGTGCAACGCGTCATCACCCACCCGGCGATCACTGCCGACTTCCTGGACGCGCTGGTGCCCAAGGTCCAGGCCATCCGCACCGGCGATCCCTCGTCGGCGGAGACCGGCATCGGCACGCTGATCACCCAGCAGGAGGCGGAACGCGTCCACGCGTCCATCGCCGACGCGGTCTCGGGCGGCGCCCGGCTGCTGACCGGCGGTGAGCGGGACGGCGCGGTCATCACGCCCGCGGTGGTCGCGGACGTGGCACCCGGCTCGCCGTTCAGCCAGGACGAACTGTTCGGCCCCGCCGTCGCCGTCAGCACCGCCGAGGACTGGCGCTCCGCGATTGACCAGGCCAACGGCACCGCGTACGGGCTGGGCGCGGGCATCTTCACCGGCGACGTCAGCGGCGCCGTGCGGGCCATCCGGGAGATCGACGCGGGCACCGTGCACATCAACTGGACGCCCCTGTGGCGTGCCGACCTGATGCCCTACGGCGGACTCAAGGGCAGCGGCATCGGCAAGGAGGGCGTGCGCGCCGCCGTCGAGGAGATGACCGAGGTCAAGACCGTCATCCTGCACGGCCGCCCCTGGTAGCCCCCGCACCCGCTCTTCACGCCTGTCGTACCCAAGGAAGGAAAACCGCTCGTGAGCGCGTCTCACCCCGAACCCACCACACGGCTGACCGTGGCCCAGGCCACCGTCGCCTACCTCTCCCACCAGTACAGCGACGCCGACGGCGAGCGGCGGCGGCTCATCCCGGCCACCCTCGGCATCTTCGGCCACGGCAACGTCGCCGGACTCGGCCAGGCGCTGGACCAGCTCTCGGACCGGATGCCGTTCGTCCAGGGCCGCAACGAGCAGGCGCTCGTCCACATCGCCACCGGGTACGCCAAGCACGCCCGCCGCCACGCCACCCTCGCCGTCACCGCCTCGGTCGGGCCCGGCGCGCTCAACATGGTCACCGGTGCGGGCCTGGCCACCGTCAACCGGCTGCCGGTGCTGCTGCTCCCCGGCGACACCTACGCGACCCGCCGTCAGGGCCCGGTGCTGCAGCAGCTCCAGCACCCCATCGAGGCGGACGTCTCCGTCAACGACGCGTTCCGGCCGGTATCCCGCTTCTTCGACCGGATCACCCGGCCCGAGCAGCTGCTCACCGCCCTCCCGGCGGCGATGCGGGTGCTCGCCGACCCCGTCCAGGCCGGCGCCGTCGTGCTCTCGCTGCCGCAGGACGTGCAGTCGCACGCCTACGACTTCCCGACCGCGTTCTTCAGCGACACCGTCTGGCGGATCCGCCGCCCGGCCGCCGACCCGGACGAGGTGACGCAGGTCGCGGAGCTGCTCGCACAGGCCGAGCGGCCGCTGATCATCGCGGGCGGGGGCGTCATCTACTCCGGCGCCACGCCCGAGCTGGAGCGGCTGGCCGAACTGGCGGGCATCCCGGTCACCGAGACCTTCGGCGGCAAGGGCGCCGTCCAGCGGCGCGCCTGGTGGCAGCTGGGCGGCATCGGTCTCGAAGGCACCCCCGCCGTCAACGAACTGGCGCGCGAGGCGGACTTCGTCCTCACCGTGGGCTCCCGGCTCACCGATTTCGCCACCGCCTCGCACTCGCTCTTCCAGCAT is part of the Streptomyces sp. NBC_01262 genome and harbors:
- a CDS encoding ABC transporter substrate-binding protein, which gives rise to MSRSPRPTRVVRLAALAATPLLLAACGSGTGSSSSSGGGQTVYMLLPNSTTVRFTAQDGPDFQAAMKKDMPGVKVVIQNAENDPQKQVQQVETAINGGASAIVLVAADPYIAGGALQKASTAKVPVLLYDHDARGGNAAAQVVFDSLSVGQNQGKDAAALLSGGTTAKPKVIARIYGNQGDYGTTQYKKGQDQYLKPLIDAGKVKVACETYTPNWDPAKAQSEMEQCLTKTGNKLDAVVVMNDGTAGGSVAALSAQSLAGKVPVIGGQDADLQAVQYILLGYQYGTVYKPFKLQASKAAELTTQLLKNGKINKSDIDGYVDNGFMKPGVPAVFLPVQNLHADTVGTLVKDGVWTWKQICTGPAAATATCKKEMA
- a CDS encoding ATP-binding cassette domain-containing protein, coding for MSAGTAAVTTATPLLELRQVVKLFGGVHALEGIDLSVGRGEIVAVVGDNGAGKSTLMKIISGLQPADGGEILVDGKPVELRRPVDSTALGIETVYQDLALCDNLDTVQNLFLGREQTRPLLRGGRLRRADMEHRAQETIRRLGAKIPSLRTPVGRLSGGQRQSIAVCRSTLSDPRLVLMDEPTAALGVEQSAGVLDLIRRLRAEHGCAIVLISHALRDVLSIADRIVVLRLGNLVAEFDNTERTTSSDQLVAAITGISAP
- a CDS encoding sugar ABC transporter permease, producing MNTPNPSPAAVAPAPSPPPVAQVERRKAGRRTVLDAIAGQYRFVPVVLMLGVIWAFFASQNSAFLGSRNLTSLLVQIVVTAVIALGIVFVLLLAEIDLSVAANSGASATLTAILVVNHHWSAWLGLLAGIAAGAAVGLVQGAIVTQFGVPSFVVTLGAQLALLGAILVLLPGGTGQVSLFGTGIATLSSTFLSPALGWAFAAIGVAAFVLLRWLAAGESRRRGMDVSLVRTVVVPGAVVGAVGLAAVAVLNSYLGVPLPVVILFTLLAVFSYLTSQTRFGLHLYAVGANPDAARRAGIPVARVKMIAFSLAGGLAALGGILAASRLLGVSASSGTGTVLLESIAAAVIGGTSLFGGRGSVWDALLGALVIGSISNGLDLIGAQTVVKYVAEGSILVLAATVDSVLTRGSLFARATK
- a CDS encoding LacI family DNA-binding transcriptional regulator; translation: MPSTQDQTPGPVDPSRRRRPTLSDVAAMAGVSVSTVSRALDGNPRIPADTQRKVVEAATALGFRRNISARSLRTQSSMLIGVVVPDIAIAFYATVLKAAQNVLEAAGYQVVVMNTERDAQHESAALRTLQARQVDGLLIATTGGYVPDWGPVVFFDHIIRNTGLGYVSPDNDGGMSTLVEHLAVVHGHTRIAFLGAPTGPTDRIQRMENAPATERLEAFRNVMGRLRLPVPPEYLAYGDYEWTEASAQRAVAELMRLDQPPTAIVAAGDTLALGALRQLRAARHKVGTEIALVSFDDPVSSDLLDPPMTALGRHDRELGEIGARMLLDAIDAGKSGTAPKTGTTEIRVPLDLIVRRSCGCAPEPPESEPSP
- a CDS encoding sugar phosphate isomerase/epimerase family protein gives rise to the protein MSRRPVTLFTGQWADMPIEELAAKAGQWGYDGLELACWGDHFNVRQAVTDPGYVKRQRALLERNGLDVWAISNHLTGQAVCDVPLDHRHRDVLPPHVWGDGEPEGVRARAAAEMADTARAAAALGVTRVNGFTGSSIWYMLAGFPPVSAEIIDAGYDDFVERWTPILDVFQAEGVVFGLEIHPAEIAYDYWTTERTLAAMPHPAFGINFDPSHLHWQQVDPVAFLEGHGDRVTHVHCKDATRRLNGRNGIIASHLPFGDPRRGWDFRTVGRGGIDWEEIMRALNRIGYDGPLSVEWEDVGLDRETAAPEALRFVRSVAAEASDRQFDAAFSTGH
- a CDS encoding aldehyde dehydrogenase family protein, translated to MVDMLIGGAWTPAASGAAEEVTSPFDGAAVGAVPVAGLKDVEAALSAAEAGAAVWRATPAHERMRILFRAAELADQRAAETARLISAETGKTITEATGEAGRSGDIIRLAAFEGAHLYGDTLPLDANRGTGHDKIGFTVHQPCGVVVAITPFNYPALLVLHKLAPALAAGNAVVLKPARTTPLTALALAACFVDAGLPDGVLSVLTGPGGVLGDALVSDPRVRKVSFTGSTRTGEHITRMAGVKKLSLELGASCPVVVLPDADLEAAASAIALGGYINAGQVCISVQRVITHPAITADFLDALVPKVQAIRTGDPSSAETGIGTLITQQEAERVHASIADAVSGGARLLTGGERDGAVITPAVVADVAPGSPFSQDELFGPAVAVSTAEDWRSAIDQANGTAYGLGAGIFTGDVSGAVRAIREIDAGTVHINWTPLWRADLMPYGGLKGSGIGKEGVRAAVEEMTEVKTVILHGRPW